One Malus sylvestris chromosome 14, drMalSylv7.2, whole genome shotgun sequence DNA segment encodes these proteins:
- the LOC126599419 gene encoding transcription factor HBP-1b(c38)-like isoform X1, whose amino-acid sequence MGSRRVKVGANDGNKVVTEMPSFVPPVPTPNPSVTEGSSIRSSQVSDFGILEQTLGFRIEDAVDIGRSAMFNHNKLSSPAVGSSDAQFGALNKLIPLQKEPQPLSVSRSNHENWGESNMADGSPRTDTSTDDTEDKNQRIEGNQITGLLASDSSDRSKEKPGDQKTLRRLAQNREAARKSRLRKKAYVQQLESSRLKLTQLEQELQRARQQGIFISSSGDQSHSMSGNGALAFDVEYARWLEEHNRQINELRAAVNSHAGDTELRTVIDNVIAHYDDIFRIKGTAAKADVFHILSGMWKTPAERCFMWIGGFRSSELLKLLVNQLEPLTEQQLVGIYNLQQSSQQAEDALSQGMEALQQSLAETLASGSPAPSGSSGNVANYMGQMAMAMGKLGTLEGFLHQADNLRQQTLQQMHRILTTRQSARALLAINDYFSRLRALSSLWLARPRE is encoded by the exons ATGGGCAGTAGAAGAGTGAAAGTTGGTGCAAATGATGGTAATAAAGTCGTGACCGAGATGCCGAGCTTTGTTCCTCCAGTACCCACTCCCAATCCCAG CGTCACAGAGGGGAGCTCCATTCGTTCATCTCAAGTTTCAGATTTTGGAATTCTCGAGCAAACTCTTGGATTTCGCATAGAGGATGCTGTTGACATTGGGAGAA GCGCAATGTTTAATCATAACAAGTTAAGTAGTCCGGCAGTGGGAAGTAGTGATGCCCAATTTGGTGCTTTAAACAAG CTTATTCCACTGCAAAAAGAGCCACAGCCCCTCTCTGTATCTCGTAGCAATCACGAGAACTGGGGGGAATCCAATATGGCAGATGGAAGCCCCAGGACTGATACTTCAACAGATGACACGGAAGATAAAAATCAAAGG ATTGAAGGGAATCAAATCACTGGTCTTCTAGCTTCTGATTCCAGTGACAGGTCAAAAGAAAAACCTGGGGATCAAAAG ACATTGCGAAGACTTGCTCAAAATCGTGAAGCTGCCAGGAAAAGTAGATTACGGAAAAAA GCATATGTACAACAACTTGAGAGTAGTCGGCTGAAATTAACCCAGCTCGAGCAAGAGCTTCAGCGTGCCCGCCAGCAG GGAATATTCATTTCAAGCTCCGGAGATCAATCCCATTCAATGAGTGGAAATG GTGCTTTGGCATTTGATGTGGAATATGCAAGGTGGCTAGAGGAGCACAACAGGCAAATAAATGAGTTGAGGGCTGCCGTTAATTCACATGCAGGCGACACTGAACTCCGTACCGTTATTGACAATGTCATTGCGCACTACGATGACATTTTTAGAATAAAAGGAACTGCAGCAAAAGCTGATGTTTTCCACATCTTGTCAGGAATGTGGAAAACACCAGCTGAGAGGTGTTTCATGTGGATTGGTGGCTTCCGCTCATCTGAGCTCCTTAAG CTTCTGGTGAATCAATTGGAACCATTAACGGAGCAGCAACTGGTGGGTATTTACAACCTGCAGCAATCATCCCAGCAGGCTGAAGATGCTCTGTCACAAGGGATGGAGGCATTGCAGCAGTCCCTGGCTGAGACCTTGGCCAGTGGCTCACCTGCGCCATCAGGGTCATCGGGGAATGTTGCAAACTATATGGGTCAAATGGCCATGGCCATGGGAAAGCTAGGAACTCTTGAAGGTTTCCTCCACCAG GCTGATAATCTTCGACAACAAACTTTACAACAAATGCATCGTATACTGACTACTCGACAATCAGCTCGTGCGCTTCTCGCAATAAATGATTATTTTTCGCGTCTTCGAGCCCTCAGTTCTCTTTGGCTTGCCAGGCCTAGGGAGTGA
- the LOC126599419 gene encoding transcription factor HBP-1b(c38)-like isoform X2: protein MFNHNKLSSPAVGSSDAQFGALNKLIPLQKEPQPLSVSRSNHENWGESNMADGSPRTDTSTDDTEDKNQRIEGNQITGLLASDSSDRSKEKPGDQKTLRRLAQNREAARKSRLRKKAYVQQLESSRLKLTQLEQELQRARQQGIFISSSGDQSHSMSGNGALAFDVEYARWLEEHNRQINELRAAVNSHAGDTELRTVIDNVIAHYDDIFRIKGTAAKADVFHILSGMWKTPAERCFMWIGGFRSSELLKLLVNQLEPLTEQQLVGIYNLQQSSQQAEDALSQGMEALQQSLAETLASGSPAPSGSSGNVANYMGQMAMAMGKLGTLEGFLHQADNLRQQTLQQMHRILTTRQSARALLAINDYFSRLRALSSLWLARPRE, encoded by the exons ATGTTTAATCATAACAAGTTAAGTAGTCCGGCAGTGGGAAGTAGTGATGCCCAATTTGGTGCTTTAAACAAG CTTATTCCACTGCAAAAAGAGCCACAGCCCCTCTCTGTATCTCGTAGCAATCACGAGAACTGGGGGGAATCCAATATGGCAGATGGAAGCCCCAGGACTGATACTTCAACAGATGACACGGAAGATAAAAATCAAAGG ATTGAAGGGAATCAAATCACTGGTCTTCTAGCTTCTGATTCCAGTGACAGGTCAAAAGAAAAACCTGGGGATCAAAAG ACATTGCGAAGACTTGCTCAAAATCGTGAAGCTGCCAGGAAAAGTAGATTACGGAAAAAA GCATATGTACAACAACTTGAGAGTAGTCGGCTGAAATTAACCCAGCTCGAGCAAGAGCTTCAGCGTGCCCGCCAGCAG GGAATATTCATTTCAAGCTCCGGAGATCAATCCCATTCAATGAGTGGAAATG GTGCTTTGGCATTTGATGTGGAATATGCAAGGTGGCTAGAGGAGCACAACAGGCAAATAAATGAGTTGAGGGCTGCCGTTAATTCACATGCAGGCGACACTGAACTCCGTACCGTTATTGACAATGTCATTGCGCACTACGATGACATTTTTAGAATAAAAGGAACTGCAGCAAAAGCTGATGTTTTCCACATCTTGTCAGGAATGTGGAAAACACCAGCTGAGAGGTGTTTCATGTGGATTGGTGGCTTCCGCTCATCTGAGCTCCTTAAG CTTCTGGTGAATCAATTGGAACCATTAACGGAGCAGCAACTGGTGGGTATTTACAACCTGCAGCAATCATCCCAGCAGGCTGAAGATGCTCTGTCACAAGGGATGGAGGCATTGCAGCAGTCCCTGGCTGAGACCTTGGCCAGTGGCTCACCTGCGCCATCAGGGTCATCGGGGAATGTTGCAAACTATATGGGTCAAATGGCCATGGCCATGGGAAAGCTAGGAACTCTTGAAGGTTTCCTCCACCAG GCTGATAATCTTCGACAACAAACTTTACAACAAATGCATCGTATACTGACTACTCGACAATCAGCTCGTGCGCTTCTCGCAATAAATGATTATTTTTCGCGTCTTCGAGCCCTCAGTTCTCTTTGGCTTGCCAGGCCTAGGGAGTGA